Proteins from a single region of Siphonobacter curvatus:
- a CDS encoding ScyD/ScyE family protein, with translation MKRTLSLLSSALLVGLLSCTDHEVPNPGEVIRQTVIENLKSPIGLAFNAQDQIFVTEAGTGNQDARVSMIMNGQAMPVVTGMQSVAAEGTIEGIGHLYFHGDSLYILHGIEGMIYSVKTSSLNPNQPLAASSITRQFVRPIVDSLKLVTPLNSNVYNLTAGPNGDLYITDAGTNIVLKREKGTGKISLFAKIPKVTPTAEAVPTGIVFDGQKFLVTALSGGPFIDGTSKIFQIDLAGNVSDYKTGFTTLTDITLSGANKPVVVQLARFAFAPTPGFVPNSGNLLSEEGKAVVTGFSMPTDIENKGTNKYYVLNHGSGKLEMVSW, from the coding sequence ATGAAGCGTACCCTTTCCCTCCTCTCGTCTGCTCTTTTGGTAGGGCTACTCAGCTGTACCGATCACGAAGTACCCAATCCCGGCGAAGTCATTCGCCAAACGGTAATTGAAAATCTGAAAAGTCCCATTGGACTGGCCTTTAACGCTCAGGATCAGATTTTCGTAACGGAAGCGGGTACGGGTAACCAGGATGCCCGGGTTTCCATGATTATGAATGGTCAAGCCATGCCCGTGGTTACGGGGATGCAATCGGTAGCCGCTGAAGGCACCATCGAAGGCATTGGTCACTTGTACTTCCACGGCGATTCCCTCTACATTCTCCACGGCATTGAAGGAATGATTTACAGCGTGAAGACTTCTTCGCTGAATCCGAACCAGCCGCTGGCGGCCAGCTCCATTACCCGCCAGTTTGTACGGCCTATTGTGGATAGTCTGAAACTGGTGACGCCGTTGAATTCCAATGTGTATAACCTGACGGCCGGCCCCAACGGAGATCTATACATCACCGACGCGGGTACAAACATTGTGCTGAAACGTGAGAAAGGTACGGGTAAGATCAGTCTGTTTGCGAAGATTCCAAAAGTTACGCCCACGGCCGAAGCCGTACCAACGGGCATCGTATTCGATGGACAGAAATTCCTGGTAACTGCGTTGAGTGGTGGTCCTTTTATTGACGGTACATCGAAGATTTTCCAGATCGATCTGGCGGGTAACGTAAGCGACTACAAAACCGGCTTTACTACCCTGACCGATATTACGCTCTCGGGAGCCAATAAACCCGTAGTTGTTCAACTGGCCCGATTTGCGTTTGCTCCTACCCCCGGTTTTGTACCCAATTCCGGGAACCTGCTGAGTGAAGAGGGCAAGGCTGTGGTTACGGGCTTTTCGATGCCAACCGACATTGAAAATAAAGGTACCAACAAATACTACGTGCTGAATCACGGCTCGGGTAAGCTGGAAATGGTTAGCTGGTAA
- a CDS encoding DEAD/DEAH box helicase yields MLPNSYELPEAGKPPYRLPGVSIATLTETFLSHHTLELLPTNQRDYTPVQPREISVNSGTFTSASRLTYFPQVSVEQTDQDLILSCACQLPTTSLCPHQTHVLLNLMQRPELRIFFDRQMRYERFYRTAQEYGLEKETNLDEYFDLDYQDYSVRVKPKLKELVSIEEATQQYEKLGAEWTPPLPKPDAQKRFIVFRRHRFYEHFFIEYYEAATTKEGKIKNPLRTINPMDFVWQTDDTDLLKFYTALTRFQNPHRTKNALADLGALKALVQNPLELEVYYHPSQSSEKIIAQGLTPVRIQRSALQLHLTVHQRESFYQVLGQLLVNDQPYELPTVTIAYDYFFLLDQTLHLIDSPDLLRVLNFLKLNQYRLLLHESKFEEFRQQVLIRLENHIRVTYTYLKPATPEQIEESGFDQPRQWMLYLSEKDSFISLTPVLKYGPVEVPVLSKRQIYSLDPLGAPFTLERDDAEELDFISLLLQQHPDFYEQLPKEGELPRDYFFLHKSRFLEEDWFLSAFEAWQSRGITILGFNELGNNRLNGNKAKISVHVSSGLNWFETSIQVAFGAQKVSLKHLHKSVKNKSRYVTLGDGTVGILPTEWLEKFDRYFQVADLIEDRLRTPAIQLPSIRELYEEELLSESVRQQWARYATKVANFDAIEAVPVPEGLQTNLRNYQKQGLNWLNFLDEFGFGGCLADDMGLGKTIQIIAFILSQRAKVQRNTNLIVVPTSLLFNWQAEVAKFAPSIRVLTLHGSGRVSDPQTFDAYEIILTSYGTLISDIHQLKSYAFNYVFLDESQAIKNPESQRYQAVCLLQSRNRIVLTGTPLENNTFDLYGQLSFACPGLLGSKQSFKTYYSTPIDRFQDRQRAQELQKKVSPFILRRTKAQVASELPDKTEMVLYCEMGTEQRRVYHAYEQEFRNFLTTRKEGDIPRESLHILQGLTKLRQLCNSPALLNDETFYSGASAKIEVLLEEIETRAPQHKILVFSQFVGMLDLIKSELEFRGIAFEYLTGQTKNRAARVQRFQTDASVRVFLISLKAGGTGLNLTEADYVYLVDPWWNPAVENQAIDRSYRLGQTKKVVAVRLICPHTIEEKMQQLQESKQELASDLIRTDQSLLKSLTRQDLLSLLSFN; encoded by the coding sequence ATGTTACCAAATTCTTATGAACTGCCGGAAGCTGGCAAGCCGCCGTATCGCCTGCCGGGCGTAAGCATTGCCACGCTGACGGAAACCTTTCTTTCCCACCATACCCTGGAGCTACTGCCTACGAACCAGCGTGACTATACGCCCGTTCAGCCGCGGGAGATTTCGGTTAATTCAGGAACCTTTACTTCGGCTTCCCGGCTGACGTATTTCCCCCAGGTGAGCGTTGAGCAGACGGATCAGGATTTGATTCTAAGCTGTGCCTGCCAGTTACCCACCACTTCGTTGTGTCCGCACCAGACACACGTGTTGCTGAACCTCATGCAGCGACCGGAACTACGGATTTTCTTCGACCGTCAGATGCGGTACGAGCGTTTTTACCGAACGGCTCAGGAGTACGGTCTGGAGAAAGAAACGAATCTGGATGAGTACTTCGACCTCGACTACCAGGATTATTCCGTACGGGTAAAACCTAAACTAAAGGAGCTGGTATCGATTGAGGAGGCGACCCAGCAGTACGAAAAACTGGGAGCGGAATGGACGCCTCCCCTACCCAAGCCCGATGCACAGAAACGGTTTATCGTGTTTCGACGGCATCGTTTTTACGAACATTTTTTCATTGAATACTACGAAGCAGCCACGACGAAAGAGGGAAAAATCAAGAATCCCCTGCGGACGATCAATCCCATGGATTTTGTCTGGCAAACCGACGATACTGACCTACTGAAATTCTATACGGCTCTGACCCGCTTTCAGAATCCGCACCGAACCAAAAACGCACTGGCTGATTTGGGAGCATTAAAAGCACTGGTCCAGAATCCGCTGGAGCTGGAAGTGTATTACCATCCTTCCCAATCCTCGGAAAAAATCATCGCTCAGGGGCTGACGCCCGTACGCATCCAGCGGTCGGCCCTGCAATTACACCTGACGGTACACCAGCGGGAGTCATTCTATCAGGTATTGGGCCAACTGCTGGTAAACGACCAGCCGTATGAGTTACCCACGGTTACGATTGCGTACGATTATTTTTTTCTACTGGATCAGACCTTACACCTCATCGATTCCCCGGATTTACTGCGGGTACTCAATTTTTTGAAATTGAATCAGTACCGGCTGTTACTCCACGAATCCAAGTTCGAGGAATTCCGTCAGCAGGTGCTAATTCGGCTGGAAAATCACATTCGGGTAACGTATACGTACCTCAAACCCGCTACGCCCGAACAGATTGAGGAAAGTGGTTTCGATCAGCCCCGCCAGTGGATGCTTTACCTTTCGGAAAAGGATTCATTTATTTCCCTGACGCCCGTGCTGAAATACGGTCCCGTGGAAGTACCCGTGCTTTCCAAGCGGCAAATTTATTCGCTCGATCCGCTGGGGGCTCCCTTTACGCTCGAACGCGACGACGCTGAAGAGCTCGACTTTATCAGTTTGCTACTCCAGCAACATCCGGATTTTTACGAGCAATTGCCCAAAGAGGGTGAGCTGCCCCGCGACTATTTTTTCCTGCATAAAAGTCGCTTTCTCGAAGAAGACTGGTTTCTCTCGGCCTTTGAAGCCTGGCAGAGTCGCGGTATTACCATTCTGGGTTTTAATGAGCTCGGCAATAACCGTCTGAATGGCAATAAAGCCAAAATTTCGGTACACGTCAGCAGTGGTCTCAATTGGTTTGAAACCTCAATTCAGGTAGCCTTTGGTGCCCAAAAAGTTTCACTCAAGCACCTGCACAAATCGGTTAAAAACAAAAGCCGGTACGTGACCCTAGGCGATGGAACGGTGGGTATTTTGCCCACCGAATGGCTGGAAAAGTTTGACCGCTATTTTCAGGTAGCAGATCTGATCGAAGACCGCCTGCGTACGCCCGCGATTCAATTACCCAGCATCCGGGAATTGTACGAAGAAGAACTGCTGAGTGAGTCGGTACGGCAACAGTGGGCCCGGTACGCAACCAAAGTGGCTAATTTTGATGCCATTGAAGCAGTACCCGTGCCCGAAGGCTTGCAAACCAATCTGCGTAACTACCAAAAACAGGGCTTAAACTGGCTCAACTTTCTGGATGAATTTGGCTTTGGCGGCTGTCTGGCCGACGATATGGGGCTGGGAAAAACCATCCAGATCATTGCTTTTATTCTGTCCCAACGTGCGAAAGTTCAGCGAAATACGAATCTTATTGTCGTACCCACCTCGCTGCTATTTAACTGGCAGGCCGAAGTAGCCAAATTCGCTCCTTCCATTCGGGTGCTTACGCTGCACGGCTCGGGTCGGGTGAGTGATCCGCAAACGTTCGATGCGTATGAAATCATCCTCACTTCGTACGGAACCCTGATTTCGGATATTCATCAATTAAAAAGCTACGCCTTCAATTACGTATTTCTGGACGAATCGCAGGCCATCAAAAATCCGGAATCACAGCGGTATCAAGCCGTATGCCTGTTGCAATCCCGGAATCGGATCGTGCTGACGGGTACACCGCTGGAAAACAATACTTTTGATCTGTACGGGCAGCTTTCGTTCGCGTGTCCGGGGCTGTTAGGTTCCAAGCAATCCTTCAAGACGTATTATTCCACGCCCATCGACCGGTTTCAGGATCGGCAGCGGGCCCAGGAGCTTCAGAAAAAAGTAAGTCCGTTTATTCTACGACGTACCAAAGCCCAGGTGGCGTCCGAGCTACCTGACAAAACCGAAATGGTACTGTACTGCGAAATGGGCACCGAGCAACGTCGGGTCTACCACGCCTACGAACAGGAGTTTCGCAACTTCCTGACGACCAGAAAAGAAGGGGATATTCCGCGGGAGTCGCTGCACATTTTACAGGGACTCACCAAACTTCGGCAGTTGTGCAACTCCCCCGCCCTGCTTAACGATGAGACTTTTTACAGCGGGGCTTCGGCGAAAATTGAGGTGTTGCTGGAAGAAATTGAAACCCGGGCTCCTCAGCACAAGATTCTGGTATTCTCGCAGTTTGTCGGTATGCTCGATCTCATTAAAAGCGAACTGGAGTTTCGCGGCATTGCTTTCGAATACCTTACCGGCCAAACGAAAAACCGGGCGGCCCGCGTACAGCGTTTTCAGACCGATGCCAGTGTGCGGGTCTTTCTCATCAGCTTGAAGGCTGGTGGTACGGGACTCAATCTGACCGAAGCCGATTACGTTTATCTGGTCGACCCCTGGTGGAATCCGGCCGTGGAAAATCAGGCCATTGACCGGAGCTACCGCCTCGGGCAAACGAAAAAAGTAGTAGCCGTTCGGCTGATTTGTCCGCATACCATCGAAGAAAAAATGCAGCAACTGCAGGAATCCAAACAGGAACTGGCCAGTGACCTGATTCGTACGGATCAGTCGCTGCTGAAGTCACTTACCCGGCAGGATTTGCTCAGCTTACTCAGTTTCAATTAA